In Archangium violaceum, the following are encoded in one genomic region:
- a CDS encoding glycosyltransferase family 4 protein: MAATPPVRRVLMTADTVGGVWTYALELCRALAVDGVEVALATMGAPLSPGQWASAREVPGLSIHESTYRLEWMDDPWEDVRAAGKWLLELEARLEPNLIHLNGYCHGALPWRAPTLMVAHSCVLSWWEAVKGESAPSRYDRYREEVKRGLRAAGCVVAPSAAMLADAERLHGPFRATRVIANARRAESFPPGPKEDFVLAAGRLWDEAKNLAALEKIAPWLPFPVRIAGETHHPGGGDSARTCQVESLGRLTSAELAGWMSRAGVYALPARYEPFGLSILEAALAGCALVLGDIPSLREVWGDAALFVDPDDSQGLLAALRNLMEHPAERERQAARARERALTFTPRRMAEAYLELYVNVLDPKRAREEGFTYFGIGRGQS, encoded by the coding sequence ATGGCCGCGACACCGCCCGTGCGGCGGGTGTTGATGACCGCCGACACGGTGGGGGGCGTGTGGACGTACGCGCTCGAGCTGTGCCGGGCGCTCGCCGTGGACGGGGTGGAGGTGGCGCTCGCGACGATGGGAGCGCCGCTGTCCCCCGGGCAGTGGGCCTCGGCGCGGGAGGTGCCGGGGCTCTCCATCCACGAGAGCACCTACCGGCTCGAGTGGATGGACGACCCCTGGGAGGACGTCCGCGCCGCCGGCAAGTGGCTCCTCGAGCTGGAAGCGCGGCTGGAGCCCAACCTCATCCACCTCAATGGTTATTGTCACGGCGCGCTCCCGTGGCGGGCCCCGACCCTCATGGTGGCGCACTCGTGCGTCCTGTCGTGGTGGGAGGCCGTGAAGGGGGAGTCCGCCCCCAGCCGCTATGACCGATACCGCGAAGAGGTGAAGCGGGGCCTGCGCGCGGCGGGGTGCGTGGTGGCGCCCAGCGCGGCGATGCTCGCGGATGCCGAGCGGCTCCATGGTCCGTTCCGCGCGACGCGGGTGATCGCCAATGCACGGCGGGCGGAGTCCTTCCCGCCCGGGCCCAAGGAAGACTTCGTGCTCGCCGCGGGCCGCCTGTGGGACGAGGCCAAGAACCTGGCGGCACTGGAGAAGATCGCTCCGTGGCTGCCGTTCCCGGTGCGGATAGCCGGTGAGACGCACCACCCCGGAGGCGGTGACTCGGCGCGGACGTGTCAGGTGGAGTCGCTCGGGCGCCTCACGTCGGCGGAGCTCGCGGGCTGGATGTCCCGGGCTGGCGTCTACGCGCTGCCCGCTCGCTACGAGCCCTTCGGTCTGTCCATCCTGGAGGCCGCGCTCGCCGGGTGCGCGCTGGTGCTCGGAGACATCCCGAGCCTGCGCGAGGTGTGGGGCGATGCCGCGCTCTTCGTGGACCCGGACGACTCCCAGGGACTGCTCGCCGCGCTGCGGAACCTGATGGAGCACCCCGCCGAGCGCGAGCGCCAGGCCGCTCGGGCCCGAGAGCGGGCGCTCACCTTCACGCCCCGCCGCATGGCGGAGGCCTACCTGGAGCTCTACGTCAACGTGTTGGATCCGAAGCGCGCGCGCGAAGAGGGCTTCACGTACTTCGGCATCGGCCGCGGCCAGTCCTGA
- a CDS encoding NAD-dependent epimerase/dehydratase family protein: MRRKQVLITGGAGFIGSHLEDGMQQRDFVNVHDVARACRLAMEVEDAAGHVLNIGSGRSVKVMGKPHIRPAVTGKYRMGDIRHCFADITLAREVLGYEPRVEFQRGLAEWLKAELEARGLTV; encoded by the coding sequence ATGAGGCGCAAGCAGGTACTCATCACCGGAGGCGCGGGCTTCATCGGTTCGCATCTGGAGGATGGGATGCAGCAGCGTGACTTCGTCAACGTGCACGACGTGGCGCGCGCCTGCCGCCTGGCCATGGAGGTCGAGGACGCGGCCGGGCATGTGCTCAACATCGGCAGCGGCCGCTCCGTCAAAGTGATGGGCAAGCCACACATCCGGCCAGCGGTGACGGGCAAATACCGTATGGGCGACATCCGTCATTGCTTCGCCGACATCACGTTGGCTCGCGAGGTGCTGGGATACGAGCCTCGGGTCGAGTTCCAGCGGGGGCTGGCGGAATGGCTGAAGGCGGAGCTCGAGGCGCGAGGGCTGACCGTATGA
- a CDS encoding NAD-dependent epimerase/dehydratase family protein, which yields MSKTRSRRNGHDKPVVIFGGAGFIGSNVADQFLSEGRLVRVFDNVSRAGVVRNLRWLKERHGSLLNVVVADIRDEVAVRGAVRDAGEVFHFAAQVAGTTSPEGPVHDFEVNARGTLNVLEALRAMAEPAPLIFTSTNKVYGGLPGLELVQDGRRYGPRDEATRAHGISERCPLDFESPYGCSKGCADQYVLDYGHSFGLKTAVFRMSCIYGPRQFGTEEQGWVAHFLIRALEGKPITLYGDGMQVRDILFVEDLVRAFQLAQANIDKLRGQVFNIGGGPERTVSLLELLDLIEQRTGRRPEVRFEDWRTGDQRYYVSDTRKFQEATGWAPRVDVEQGVTRLHAWLETLAEERASHPPIRGDALEAFAG from the coding sequence ATGAGCAAGACACGATCCCGGAGGAACGGTCACGACAAGCCGGTGGTCATCTTCGGTGGGGCGGGCTTCATCGGCTCCAACGTGGCGGACCAGTTCCTGAGCGAAGGCCGGCTGGTGCGGGTGTTCGACAACGTGTCGCGCGCTGGCGTGGTGCGCAACCTGCGCTGGCTCAAGGAGCGCCACGGGTCGCTGCTCAACGTGGTGGTGGCGGACATCCGCGACGAGGTGGCGGTGCGGGGCGCCGTGCGCGACGCGGGGGAGGTGTTCCACTTCGCGGCTCAGGTGGCGGGGACCACCAGCCCCGAGGGCCCGGTGCACGACTTCGAGGTCAACGCACGCGGCACCCTCAATGTGCTCGAGGCCCTGCGGGCCATGGCCGAGCCCGCGCCGCTGATCTTCACCTCCACCAACAAGGTGTACGGCGGGTTGCCGGGACTGGAGCTCGTCCAGGATGGCCGCCGCTACGGGCCCAGGGACGAGGCGACGCGCGCCCACGGCATCAGCGAGCGCTGCCCGCTCGACTTCGAGAGCCCGTATGGCTGCTCCAAGGGTTGCGCGGACCAGTACGTGCTCGACTACGGGCACTCCTTCGGGCTGAAGACAGCGGTGTTCCGGATGAGCTGCATCTACGGCCCGCGGCAGTTTGGCACCGAGGAACAGGGTTGGGTGGCGCACTTCCTCATCCGCGCGCTCGAGGGCAAGCCGATCACCCTCTACGGCGACGGCATGCAGGTGCGCGACATCCTCTTCGTCGAGGACCTGGTGCGCGCCTTTCAGCTCGCGCAGGCCAACATCGACAAGCTCCGGGGGCAGGTCTTCAACATCGGCGGTGGCCCGGAGCGGACGGTGAGTCTGCTGGAGCTGCTCGACCTCATCGAGCAGCGCACCGGGCGGCGCCCCGAGGTCCGCTTCGAGGACTGGCGCACCGGAGACCAGCGCTACTACGTCTCCGATACCCGCAAGTTCCAGGAGGCCACCGGCTGGGCTCCGCGGGTGGACGTCGAGCAGGGCGTGACGCGGCTGCACGCGTGGTTGGAGACGCTGGCGGAGGAGCGCGCGAGTCATCCACCCATCAGAGGAGATGCGCTTGAAGCCTTCGCGGGCTAG
- a CDS encoding peptidase MA family metallohydrolase, translating to MTRVASTLSPWERAGVRVFALVLSLFLTTGAYAQDALKSEAKERLGKVEKSLDDWDVPGARRELQALEGIVPEDVEPLKYFQGRVAFEEGRYQEAVELLEGANIEDKPGSYLRLAKETRDIVKDHARAESEHFIFFYPKGKDEVLVPYALDTLESIHRALAEDLGHRPPGKIRVEVVNNARELSKVSTLTYNQIQTTGTIAICKFNKLMVTSPKAVARGYDWQDTLAHEYVHLVVSQMSHNTVPIWLHEGLAKFLESRWRGKPGQAMTPSMLALLGKRVKDDKLIPFEKMHPSIAMLPTAEDAATAFAEVFFAIDYVYTTQGNKGLREIILGLKDGKQDKNAVEGATGMPFGLFEKSWLAHIKKQSFPKELLPREEVVLKENAKEKDEKKKGREISFGDFAEVTEVPARKFAHLGELMRERNRIKAAAEEYAKAHRLVGDKYESVSNKYALALLELRRLDEAEQVLRGSLRVHPGSPSTNVHLGRIYLFRKDYPKAKQSYMEALASDPFDPEIHLALMRIHGALGETALVARTKAASVVLTGLKAEDVDRVAREFLNQDSELVESEDFTQGKAAPSKDGGH from the coding sequence ATGACCCGGGTTGCGAGCACCCTCTCCCCCTGGGAGAGGGCCGGGGTGAGGGTCTTCGCCCTCGTCCTCTCCCTGTTCCTCACCACGGGCGCGTACGCCCAGGACGCGCTGAAGAGCGAGGCCAAGGAGCGGCTGGGGAAGGTGGAGAAGTCGCTGGACGACTGGGACGTACCGGGAGCGCGCAGGGAGCTGCAGGCGCTGGAGGGAATCGTCCCGGAGGACGTCGAGCCGCTCAAATACTTCCAGGGGCGTGTGGCGTTCGAGGAGGGCCGCTACCAGGAGGCGGTGGAGCTGCTCGAGGGAGCCAACATCGAGGACAAGCCGGGCAGCTACCTGAGGCTGGCGAAGGAAACGCGCGACATCGTGAAGGACCACGCGCGAGCGGAGAGCGAGCACTTCATCTTCTTCTACCCGAAGGGGAAGGACGAGGTGCTGGTGCCGTACGCGCTGGACACGCTGGAGTCCATCCACCGGGCGTTGGCGGAGGATCTGGGGCACCGGCCGCCGGGGAAGATCCGCGTGGAGGTGGTGAACAACGCGCGGGAGCTGTCGAAGGTGAGCACGCTCACCTACAATCAAATACAGACGACGGGAACCATCGCCATCTGCAAGTTCAACAAGCTGATGGTGACGAGCCCCAAGGCGGTGGCGAGGGGTTACGACTGGCAGGACACGCTGGCGCACGAGTACGTGCACCTGGTGGTGAGCCAGATGAGCCACAACACGGTGCCCATCTGGCTGCACGAGGGACTGGCGAAGTTCCTGGAGTCGCGCTGGCGAGGCAAGCCGGGGCAGGCGATGACGCCGTCGATGCTGGCGTTGCTGGGCAAGCGGGTGAAGGACGACAAGCTCATCCCCTTCGAGAAGATGCACCCGTCCATCGCCATGCTGCCCACGGCGGAGGACGCGGCCACGGCGTTCGCCGAGGTCTTCTTCGCCATCGACTACGTGTACACGACGCAGGGCAACAAGGGCCTGCGGGAGATCATCCTCGGGCTGAAGGATGGCAAGCAGGACAAGAACGCGGTGGAGGGGGCCACGGGGATGCCCTTCGGGCTCTTCGAGAAGTCCTGGCTGGCGCACATCAAGAAGCAGTCCTTCCCCAAGGAGCTGCTGCCGCGCGAGGAAGTGGTACTCAAGGAGAACGCGAAGGAGAAGGACGAGAAGAAGAAGGGGCGGGAGATCTCCTTCGGGGACTTCGCGGAGGTGACGGAGGTGCCAGCGCGCAAGTTCGCGCACCTGGGCGAGCTGATGCGCGAGCGCAACCGCATCAAGGCGGCGGCCGAGGAGTACGCCAAGGCGCACAGGCTGGTGGGCGACAAGTACGAGTCCGTGTCCAACAAGTACGCGCTGGCGCTGCTGGAGCTGCGGCGGCTGGACGAAGCGGAGCAGGTGCTGCGGGGCTCGCTGCGCGTGCACCCGGGCTCGCCGAGCACCAACGTGCACCTGGGCCGCATCTACCTGTTCCGCAAGGACTACCCGAAGGCCAAGCAGTCCTACATGGAGGCCCTGGCGTCGGACCCGTTCGACCCCGAGATCCACCTGGCGCTCATGCGCATCCACGGGGCACTGGGTGAGACAGCGCTCGTCGCCCGGACGAAGGCGGCGAGCGTGGTGCTCACCGGCCTCAAGGCCGAGGACGTGGACCGCGTCGCCCGCGAGTTCCTGAACCAGGACTCGGAGCTGGTCGAGAGTGAGGACTTCACCCAGGGCAAGGCGGCCCCCTCGAAGGACGGGGGCCACTAG